In a single window of the Prochlorococcus marinus XMU1412 genome:
- a CDS encoding glycosyl transferase — MYFGLTAMKKKSVAVVIVSNGPGELTTWVNPVVDELNEINKSLCDDDKHDFTLRLVLVPCPNATGKEFLVANSWNKFELITKSKSFWKLLIRPHSFANWPKNGVVVFLGGDQFWSILLAKRLGYLNITYAEWVARWPKWSNEIAAMNVKVKELIPKRYKYKCKVIGDLMADIKLNSEISLRNQEKHYVALLPGSKKAKLSVGIPFFLEVADHIAKENQNINFIIPIAPTTDKSEYLFFQSNKNPIAKCYSSKIKTIKNFKDSHFDYVIETSKNTKIYLIKKHPCYEILKECDLAITTVGANTAELSAISLPMLVVLPTQHLNMMNAWDGIFGVIGRIAFINRFLTFIIKNFYFKKKKFFAWPNIKAKRIIVPERIGNISPIEIAREVLFLLKNIDQLKNIRDNLHKERGDKGAAKKLASMIVNSIKKL, encoded by the coding sequence ATGTATTTTGGTTTAACTGCAATGAAAAAAAAATCAGTTGCAGTAGTTATAGTTTCTAATGGTCCTGGTGAATTAACTACATGGGTAAATCCCGTAGTAGATGAACTTAACGAAATAAATAAATCATTATGTGATGACGATAAACACGATTTCACTCTAAGGTTAGTCCTTGTTCCTTGCCCAAATGCCACTGGTAAAGAATTTTTAGTTGCAAATTCATGGAATAAATTCGAATTAATTACAAAATCCAAAAGTTTTTGGAAATTATTAATAAGGCCACATTCTTTTGCTAATTGGCCCAAAAATGGGGTAGTTGTTTTCCTTGGTGGGGATCAATTTTGGAGCATTTTATTAGCTAAAAGATTAGGTTATTTAAATATCACATATGCTGAATGGGTTGCACGATGGCCTAAATGGAGCAACGAAATTGCTGCTATGAATGTAAAAGTAAAAGAGTTAATACCTAAAAGATACAAATATAAATGTAAAGTCATTGGCGATTTGATGGCAGATATCAAACTTAACAGCGAAATATCATTAAGAAATCAAGAAAAACACTACGTTGCATTGTTGCCTGGTTCTAAGAAAGCAAAGCTTTCTGTTGGAATTCCTTTCTTCTTAGAAGTTGCAGATCATATCGCTAAAGAAAATCAAAATATAAATTTTATAATTCCAATTGCACCAACTACTGATAAGAGTGAATATTTATTTTTTCAAAGCAACAAAAATCCAATTGCTAAATGTTACTCATCAAAAATCAAAACAATTAAAAACTTCAAAGACTCTCATTTTGATTATGTAATTGAAACATCAAAAAATACAAAGATTTATCTAATCAAGAAACATCCTTGCTATGAGATATTAAAAGAATGTGATCTTGCAATTACAACTGTCGGAGCAAATACTGCAGAATTATCAGCAATTAGTCTTCCAATGTTAGTGGTCCTGCCAACTCAACATTTGAATATGATGAATGCCTGGGATGGTATTTTTGGGGTAATTGGAAGGATTGCATTTATAAATAGATTTCTAACTTTTATAATTAAAAATTTTTATTTTAAAAAAAAGAAGTTTTTTGCTTGGCCAAATATTAAAGCTAAAAGAATTATTGTCCCTGAGAGGATAGGTAATATTTCACCAATTGAAATTGCAAGAGAGGTATTATTTCTTTTGAAGAATATAGATCAATTAAAAAATATTAGGGATAATCTACACAAAGAAAGAGGCGATAAAGGTGCTGCAAAAAAACTTGCATCTATGATTGTTAATTCAATAAAAAAACTTTAA
- the accC gene encoding acetyl-CoA carboxylase biotin carboxylase subunit, which translates to MVEKVLIANRGEIALRIVRSCRELGIATVAVFSTVDKKALHVQLADEAVCVGDSLSNKSYLNIPNILAAATSRGVDAIHPGYGFLAENDKFAEMCNDHGIIFIGPSPKAIRSMGDKSTAKETMEAVGVPTVPGSKGLLSNVDAAYKLADDIGYPVIIKATAGGGGRGMRLVENSDNLEKMFKAAQGEAEAAFGNDGLYMEKFIKKPRHVEIQILADRSGNVVHLGERDCSVQRRHQKLLEESPSPAINTELRKKMGNAAIAAAKSIGYEGAGTVEFLVDDDDNFYFMEMNTRIQVEHPVTEMVTGVDLIAEQIKIASGANLEFNQDDIHLNGHAIECRINAEDPSHNFRPSPGKITGWLPPGGPGVRVDSHVYTGYEIPPFYDSLIGKLIVWGKDRNTAIKRMNRALNECAVTGIPTTINFHLTLLNKSKFKQGKIHTKYVEEELLPNY; encoded by the coding sequence ATGGTTGAAAAAGTTTTAATTGCTAATCGTGGAGAAATAGCTTTACGAATTGTCAGAAGTTGTAGAGAACTAGGTATTGCAACCGTTGCAGTTTTTAGTACTGTAGATAAAAAAGCATTACATGTTCAGCTTGCTGATGAGGCGGTTTGTGTCGGAGATTCATTAAGTAATAAGAGTTATTTAAATATTCCAAATATACTTGCTGCTGCTACATCGAGAGGAGTTGATGCTATTCATCCTGGTTATGGATTTCTTGCGGAAAATGATAAATTTGCTGAGATGTGTAATGATCACGGCATTATTTTTATTGGCCCATCTCCTAAAGCTATTAGATCTATGGGAGATAAATCTACAGCTAAAGAAACTATGGAAGCAGTAGGAGTTCCAACAGTACCTGGTAGTAAAGGCTTGTTATCAAATGTTGATGCGGCTTATAAATTGGCAGATGATATTGGCTATCCGGTAATTATTAAAGCGACTGCTGGAGGAGGTGGAAGAGGTATGAGGCTGGTTGAAAACTCTGATAATCTCGAAAAAATGTTTAAAGCAGCTCAAGGCGAAGCAGAAGCAGCATTTGGTAATGATGGTTTATATATGGAGAAATTTATAAAGAAGCCAAGACATGTAGAAATTCAAATTTTGGCCGACAGGTCGGGTAATGTTGTTCATTTAGGCGAGCGAGATTGTTCAGTTCAAAGAAGACATCAGAAGTTACTAGAGGAGTCTCCTAGTCCTGCAATTAATACTGAGCTAAGAAAAAAAATGGGGAACGCAGCTATTGCTGCTGCAAAAAGTATCGGCTACGAAGGGGCAGGGACAGTTGAATTTTTAGTTGATGATGATGATAATTTTTATTTTATGGAGATGAATACTAGGATTCAAGTTGAACATCCTGTTACGGAAATGGTTACAGGAGTTGATTTAATAGCTGAGCAAATTAAAATCGCAAGCGGAGCAAACTTGGAATTTAATCAGGATGATATCCATTTAAACGGTCATGCCATTGAATGTAGAATCAATGCTGAAGATCCTTCTCACAATTTCCGACCATCACCTGGGAAAATAACTGGGTGGCTTCCTCCTGGTGGCCCCGGTGTAAGGGTGGATAGTCATGTTTATACAGGCTATGAAATCCCCCCTTTCTATGACTCATTAATTGGTAAATTAATAGTCTGGGGAAAAGATCGTAATACTGCAATTAAAAGAATGAATAGGGCTTTAAATGAATGTGCAGTAACTGGTATTCCTACAACAATTAACTTTCATCTAACCTTACTGAATAAATCTAAATTTAAGCAGGGTAAGATACATACTAAATATGTAGAAGAAGAACTATTGCCAAATTACTGA
- a CDS encoding YggT family protein, producing MLVNSLQILDISLGISLSYLTIVFLIRLILTWYPKIDLSKGLWLLVSIPSSSILNLTKKLIPPIGGVDVGPVIWIGVISFLREILVGQQGLIKLALHTNIS from the coding sequence TTGCTTGTAAACTCTCTTCAAATTTTAGATATTAGTTTAGGAATTTCTCTTTCATATCTAACCATAGTTTTTCTAATAAGATTAATACTTACTTGGTACCCAAAAATTGATTTAAGTAAAGGTTTATGGTTATTAGTTTCAATACCATCAAGCTCTATTCTTAATTTAACAAAAAAACTAATTCCTCCTATTGGAGGTGTTGATGTTGGACCAGTAATTTGGATCGGAGTTATAAGCTTTTTAAGAGAAATTTTAGTCGGTCAGCAAGGGCTTATAAAACTTGCATTGCATACAAATATTTCATAG
- the psbX gene encoding photosystem II reaction center X protein, which yields MFQISNLLLAADFSAEVANNSAVGMIGSFIAAALLIVIPATAFLIFVSQKDSLERTSTGRR from the coding sequence GTGTTTCAAATCTCAAATTTACTACTAGCTGCAGATTTTTCTGCTGAAGTTGCAAATAATTCCGCAGTGGGAATGATAGGTAGTTTTATTGCCGCTGCCTTACTTATCGTTATTCCAGCCACTGCATTTTTGATTTTTGTCAGCCAGAAAGATTCCCTCGAACGTACTTCTACTGGAAGACGCTAG
- a CDS encoding Ycf66 family protein: protein MVNASLNWASIVGIVLAVCGGGLYFLRSFKPALARDYDVFFAAIGLLCGGILFFQGWRLDPILQFGQFLLAGTTVFFAYESVRLRGVATDQARRSSYFDDDPISDVPRNSRGRFNDDYDRFDESERPSRRFKPQEDEFEEEYTEGRSRRRNVSRAIPSNAASRSRPSTREISQFENDEPIRRRRQTSEDRNRKQQETNNFGERRNLSRDEVKTGSRPRMNRTVSRQDNISSPADSSPLRKKPTRSPIREQTSKVQVEDASFKDSNQVKKSRETRRVSSSARSSSKNQNSRYNVGTNKKKPRDNSSRFDD from the coding sequence GTGGTCAATGCTAGTCTCAATTGGGCCAGTATTGTTGGTATAGTTCTCGCGGTATGTGGGGGAGGCCTTTATTTTTTGAGGTCCTTCAAGCCTGCCTTGGCAAGGGATTATGATGTTTTCTTCGCAGCAATTGGACTTTTGTGCGGAGGAATATTATTTTTTCAAGGCTGGAGGTTAGATCCCATCCTTCAGTTTGGTCAGTTTTTATTAGCAGGAACTACAGTTTTTTTCGCATATGAAAGTGTGCGATTGAGGGGAGTTGCTACTGATCAAGCTAGAAGGTCATCTTATTTTGATGATGATCCTATTTCTGATGTCCCAAGAAATTCTAGAGGCCGATTTAATGACGATTATGATAGGTTTGACGAATCTGAAAGACCATCTAGAAGATTTAAACCTCAAGAAGATGAATTTGAAGAAGAGTATACGGAGGGGAGATCTCGTAGGAGGAATGTTTCTAGAGCTATTCCCTCTAATGCAGCAAGTAGAAGTAGGCCATCTACAAGGGAAATAAGTCAGTTTGAAAATGACGAACCCATAAGAAGGAGAAGACAGACTTCTGAAGATAGAAATAGGAAACAACAAGAAACAAATAACTTTGGTGAAAGAAGAAATTTATCTCGCGATGAAGTTAAAACGGGATCAAGACCCAGAATGAATCGTACAGTTTCTAGACAAGATAATATCTCTTCTCCTGCTGATTCTTCTCCATTAAGAAAGAAACCTACTAGATCCCCTATTAGGGAGCAAACTTCAAAAGTTCAAGTAGAAGATGCTTCATTTAAAGATTCTAATCAAGTTAAAAAATCACGTGAGACTCGTAGAGTAAGCTCTTCAGCTAGATCAAGTTCAAAAAATCAAAATAGTAGATATAACGTGGGAACAAACAAGAAAAAACCTAGAGATAACAGTTCTAGATTTGATGATTAA
- a CDS encoding chlorophyll a/b-binding protein, translating into MNSKEEQTNSEVTNLDNESFIEQQKDQNYINEQIGDNQLNEKSIEIKDEYKFGWSSYSELTNGRFAMIGFISIILIELLSKQSFLKWAGIL; encoded by the coding sequence ATGAATTCAAAAGAAGAACAAACTAACTCAGAAGTCACTAATTTAGACAATGAGAGTTTTATAGAACAGCAGAAAGATCAAAATTACATCAATGAACAAATTGGAGACAATCAATTAAATGAAAAATCGATAGAAATTAAAGATGAATATAAATTTGGATGGAGTAGTTATTCTGAATTAACTAATGGAAGATTTGCAATGATTGGCTTTATTTCAATAATATTGATTGAATTATTGAGTAAACAGTCGTTTTTAAAATGGGCAGGAATCCTATAA
- a CDS encoding ABC transporter ATP-binding protein/permease translates to MNKAINNKTKILYQLQKLRKLSQPFFLPIDQCNGFQFIWLLISLLFCVGGVVLVGLTGIISFFESFQPIFLEKYFGGVVSTISSIWAGSWGLLFSALFLIGSGSFFSLRRQLKNRRWLHWLFLAIIVLMLLAVNGINAGIGFIARDLTNALVEKQEDGFYRILGIYACCFAVALPIRVSQIFFTYKLGIIWREWLSKSLVKDYMTNKAYYQLNPNDEEQTDVDNPDQRITDDTRAFTGQSLSFTLGIFDALLTFSLNILILWSISTTLTFSLFGYAAFATSILLIAGKNLVKIDFDQLRYEADFRYGLVHIRDNAESIAFYSGEKPERSETERRLGEVVKNFNLLIIWRVIIDVMRRSINYAGNFFPYLIMAIPYFKGDIDYGRFIQASFAFGMVEGSLFFIVNQIEELAKFTAGIGRLEGFQSKVESISQTKPTNNQNVISDYPSILINNADLCPPGSNKTIIKNLNLSIDNNQSLLVVGPSGCGKTSLLRMISGLWEPDQGVIKKPKIGELLFIPQKPYMLLGSLREQLCYPTEVKKFSDEHLTSVLHEVNLKTLVDRYPNLDIKQDWPRILSLGEQQRLAFARLLLNSPRFAVLDEATSALDINTEKKLYSLLKERELSLISVGHRPSLKDFHENILELNGQGDWKLLTSDKYNFKD, encoded by the coding sequence ATGAATAAAGCAATTAATAATAAAACCAAAATATTGTACCAATTACAAAAATTAAGGAAGCTTTCTCAGCCTTTTTTTCTTCCCATAGATCAATGTAATGGATTCCAATTCATATGGCTTTTGATTTCTCTTTTATTTTGTGTTGGAGGCGTAGTACTTGTTGGTCTTACAGGAATAATTAGTTTTTTTGAAAGCTTTCAACCAATTTTTCTTGAAAAGTATTTCGGAGGTGTAGTAAGTACTATCAGTTCAATTTGGGCTGGTAGCTGGGGATTGCTTTTCTCTGCCTTATTTCTAATTGGATCAGGGAGCTTTTTTAGCTTAAGACGTCAATTAAAAAACCGTAGATGGTTACATTGGTTATTCCTTGCGATAATTGTATTAATGCTTTTAGCTGTAAATGGAATAAACGCAGGCATTGGATTCATTGCAAGAGATTTAACAAATGCTTTAGTTGAAAAACAAGAAGATGGGTTTTATCGGATATTGGGGATTTACGCTTGTTGTTTCGCTGTGGCTCTACCAATACGTGTTTCCCAAATATTTTTTACATATAAGTTAGGAATAATTTGGAGAGAATGGCTTTCAAAAAGTTTAGTCAAAGATTATATGACTAATAAAGCTTACTACCAATTAAATCCCAATGATGAAGAACAAACCGATGTAGATAATCCTGATCAAAGAATCACAGATGATACCCGAGCTTTTACTGGGCAAAGTCTATCTTTTACGTTAGGCATTTTTGATGCCCTACTAACATTTTCACTTAATATTCTTATTTTATGGAGTATTAGTACAACTCTTACTTTTTCTTTATTTGGTTACGCTGCATTTGCAACCTCTATCCTTTTAATTGCTGGGAAAAATCTTGTAAAGATTGACTTTGATCAACTCAGATATGAAGCAGATTTTCGATATGGCCTAGTACATATTAGAGATAATGCTGAATCAATAGCCTTTTACTCTGGGGAGAAGCCTGAGAGAAGTGAAACTGAAAGACGCTTAGGAGAAGTGGTAAAAAACTTTAATTTATTGATTATATGGAGAGTAATAATAGACGTCATGAGAAGATCCATTAATTATGCTGGAAATTTCTTTCCATACTTAATAATGGCTATCCCTTATTTTAAAGGTGATATTGATTATGGACGCTTTATTCAGGCAAGCTTTGCATTTGGAATGGTTGAAGGTTCATTATTTTTCATTGTTAATCAAATCGAAGAACTTGCAAAATTTACTGCAGGTATTGGCAGATTAGAAGGATTCCAATCAAAAGTTGAATCCATCAGTCAAACCAAGCCAACAAACAATCAAAACGTTATTTCAGATTACCCCTCAATTCTTATTAATAATGCTGACCTTTGCCCACCAGGATCAAATAAAACAATAATTAAAAATTTAAATTTAAGCATCGATAATAATCAATCACTTTTGGTTGTAGGACCATCTGGATGTGGAAAAACATCTTTACTAAGAATGATTAGTGGTTTATGGGAACCCGATCAAGGAGTAATTAAAAAACCAAAAATTGGGGAATTATTATTCATACCTCAAAAACCATATATGTTACTAGGTTCTTTAAGGGAACAATTATGTTATCCCACAGAAGTTAAGAAATTTAGTGATGAACATCTTACTTCTGTACTTCATGAAGTAAATTTAAAAACTTTAGTGGATCGATATCCTAATCTTGATATCAAACAAGATTGGCCGAGAATTCTTTCCCTAGGCGAGCAACAAAGATTGGCTTTTGCAAGACTTTTACTAAATTCTCCAAGATTTGCAGTACTTGATGAAGCAACAAGTGCTTTAGATATTAATACTGAAAAAAAACTATATAGTTTACTAAAGGAAAGAGAACTTTCTCTTATTAGTGTTGGACATAGACCTAGCTTAAAAGATTTTCACGAGAATATTTTAGAATTAAATGGACAGGGAGATTGGAAATTATTGACTTCTGATAAGTATAATTTTAAAGATTAA
- a CDS encoding histidine triad nucleotide-binding protein yields MTETTIFQKIINKEIPCDKLYEDEFCIAFNDIQAQAPVHFLVIPKKPIISLLDCIEEDANLLGHLLFVGGKIAKSKHLTNWRTVINTGAESGQTVFHLHIHFLSGRKMNWPPG; encoded by the coding sequence ATGACTGAAACTACAATATTTCAAAAAATAATTAATAAAGAAATACCCTGCGATAAGCTTTATGAAGATGAGTTTTGTATTGCGTTTAATGATATCCAAGCGCAAGCACCAGTGCACTTTTTAGTGATTCCCAAAAAACCAATTATTAGTTTATTAGATTGTATTGAAGAAGATGCAAATCTATTAGGGCATTTACTTTTTGTTGGTGGTAAAATAGCTAAATCAAAACATTTAACTAATTGGAGAACAGTAATTAATACTGGAGCAGAATCTGGACAAACAGTTTTTCATTTGCATATTCATTTTTTATCTGGAAGAAAAATGAATTGGCCCCCAGGTTAA
- the def gene encoding peptide deformylase, with protein MANHFSQLAKKSRTNGSSEKIAKEQTGKPSLDIYKLGDEVLRQNSKRITKVDESIRELAKEMLQSMYAAKGIGLAAPQIGINKELLVIDVNFEDSAAEPLILINPEITDFGTTLNSYEEGCLSIPGVYLNVVRPSTIKLKFRDEMGRPRKMKADGLLARCIQHEMDHLNGILFVDRVTSKDDLNKELIKEGFNEKDVISIN; from the coding sequence GTGGCAAACCATTTTTCACAACTTGCAAAAAAGTCAAGAACAAATGGAAGCTCAGAAAAAATTGCAAAAGAACAAACAGGTAAGCCATCTCTAGATATTTATAAACTTGGTGATGAGGTATTAAGACAAAATTCCAAAAGAATAACTAAGGTTGACGAATCCATTAGAGAACTTGCTAAAGAAATGCTTCAAAGCATGTACGCAGCTAAAGGAATTGGACTTGCAGCACCTCAAATTGGAATCAACAAAGAGCTTCTTGTCATAGATGTAAATTTTGAAGATTCAGCAGCAGAACCTCTAATATTAATCAATCCAGAAATTACAGACTTTGGAACAACCCTTAATTCATACGAAGAAGGCTGCTTAAGTATACCTGGCGTATATTTAAATGTAGTAAGACCATCAACTATAAAATTAAAATTTAGAGATGAAATGGGGAGACCACGAAAAATGAAAGCAGATGGACTTCTGGCGAGGTGTATTCAACACGAAATGGATCACTTAAACGGAATATTATTCGTTGATAGAGTTACATCAAAAGATGATTTGAACAAAGAACTTATAAAGGAAGGGTTCAACGAAAAAGACGTAATTTCTATTAATTAA
- a CDS encoding alpha/beta hydrolase family protein — MSNDHKLKVRQTESKKNAFKELTIIRDTIFWIDVVGESQNENAIFARPFDVKEAFPQQLTSKKYYIKNNFHGYGGKSYKCIYFKNNFYLIWIDQITKAVWFQIFKEAASTYRSQNKYLASVQEPNQLSKSIDGNFDSSFVISEKNLLYGICEINNRDYLFSLNLKKTKQDIHRIKKFKNFAGELSSNTSANLLSWIEWDSPYMPWEKNELFFAQIDLDGEIQKIKKFSNKLINSKKKVSFFQPYWISETHLVCSEDSSGWWNLLFLDVSEIENIFIKKRVERNLIEYGAPQWVTGIAFFSGTIENLFCIAKKENSLIVEQYKDLEFVKEFSTPFTSISDFSVFRKKVLLKGYGSDFLGIVFEIDCAKKVLSSFSEQIFFDHIKDCSKPETFWFKGFEAQSTHSFLYKPLVENFRKPPLLVRAHSGPTSCFDGSYNSEVQYWTSKGFFVAEVNYGGSSGFGKAYRERLNYKWGIVDSYDCKALALELIKSNQVDSEKVVIFGNSAGGLTALNCLLYGSIFTAAICKYPVIDLKDMHYNTHRFEKDYLNSLVGNYAKNHDDYINRSPINHINKIKKPILLFHGKKDTVISYKQTLKIQEILIQNNKYSEVIFFDNEGHGFRNIENKEVVMQKSQEFLKNALNI; from the coding sequence ATGAGTAATGATCATAAGTTAAAAGTTAGGCAAACTGAATCTAAAAAAAATGCTTTCAAGGAATTAACTATTATTAGGGATACCATTTTTTGGATTGATGTTGTTGGTGAAAGTCAAAATGAAAATGCCATTTTTGCAAGACCATTTGATGTCAAAGAAGCGTTTCCCCAGCAATTAACAAGTAAAAAATACTATATTAAAAATAATTTTCATGGATATGGTGGTAAATCTTATAAGTGTATATATTTTAAAAATAATTTTTATTTGATATGGATAGATCAGATAACTAAGGCAGTATGGTTTCAAATTTTTAAAGAGGCAGCTTCAACTTACAGAAGCCAAAATAAATATCTCGCTTCAGTTCAAGAACCTAATCAACTATCTAAATCAATTGATGGAAACTTTGATTCTTCATTTGTCATTTCTGAAAAAAATTTATTGTATGGAATTTGTGAAATAAATAATAGAGATTATTTATTTTCTTTAAATTTAAAAAAAACTAAACAGGATATTCATCGAATAAAAAAATTTAAAAATTTTGCTGGAGAATTATCTTCTAATACATCTGCTAACTTACTTTCTTGGATAGAGTGGGATTCTCCATATATGCCCTGGGAGAAAAATGAGCTGTTTTTTGCTCAAATAGATTTAGATGGCGAGATACAAAAAATAAAGAAATTCTCAAATAAGCTGATAAATTCCAAGAAAAAAGTGTCTTTTTTTCAACCCTATTGGATAAGTGAAACACATTTGGTATGTTCTGAAGATAGTTCTGGATGGTGGAACTTATTGTTTTTAGATGTTAGTGAAATTGAGAATATTTTTATTAAGAAAAGAGTAGAGAGAAATTTGATTGAATATGGAGCGCCACAATGGGTCACTGGAATAGCATTCTTTTCAGGGACTATAGAAAATTTATTTTGTATAGCAAAAAAAGAAAATAGTTTAATAGTGGAACAATATAAAGATCTTGAATTTGTTAAAGAATTTTCTACTCCTTTTACCTCAATAAGTGATTTCAGTGTTTTTCGGAAAAAAGTTCTTTTAAAAGGTTATGGATCTGATTTTTTGGGAATTGTATTTGAAATTGATTGTGCAAAAAAAGTTTTATCAAGTTTTTCTGAGCAGATATTTTTTGATCATATAAAAGATTGTTCAAAACCTGAAACATTTTGGTTTAAAGGTTTTGAGGCTCAATCTACTCATTCTTTTCTTTATAAGCCGCTTGTTGAAAATTTTAGAAAGCCACCGCTCCTTGTTAGAGCACATAGCGGACCAACTTCATGTTTTGATGGATCATATAATTCTGAAGTTCAATATTGGACGTCGAAGGGATTTTTTGTTGCTGAAGTAAATTATGGAGGATCATCAGGATTTGGCAAAGCATATAGAGAGAGGTTGAATTATAAATGGGGTATTGTTGATTCTTATGATTGCAAAGCACTAGCTCTTGAATTGATTAAATCAAATCAAGTTGATAGTGAAAAAGTGGTAATTTTTGGGAATAGTGCTGGTGGGTTAACTGCCCTGAATTGTTTATTATATGGGTCCATTTTTACAGCGGCAATTTGTAAATATCCTGTTATTGATTTGAAGGATATGCATTACAACACTCATAGGTTTGAAAAAGATTATTTAAATTCTTTGGTTGGAAATTATGCAAAAAACCATGATGATTATATAAATAGATCACCGATAAATCATATTAACAAAATAAAAAAACCTATCTTATTGTTTCATGGAAAAAAAGATACAGTTATTTCTTATAAACAAACTTTAAAAATTCAAGAAATTTTGATTCAGAATAATAAATATTCAGAAGTTATTTTTTTTGATAATGAAGGTCATGGTTTTAGAAATATTGAAAATAAAGAAGTAGTAATGCAAAAATCTCAGGAATTTCTAAAAAATGCTTTGAATATTTAA
- a CDS encoding SufS family cysteine desulfurase, producing METIHNFPEITKKDFPLLNKNFKSNEQIIYLDHAATTQKPIQVLKKIDEYYKNFNANVHRGAHQLSAKATEEFENARYLISKYIKANSTKEIIFTRNATEAINLVARSWGEYSLKENDEILLSIMEHHSNIVPWQMVAAKNKCKLKFIGIDKDGKLDIDDFKSKLTSRTKLVSLVHVSNTLGCCNPIKEITTLAKQKGSLVLIDACQSLAHQKLDVIDLNIDFLAGSGHKLCGPTGIGFLWSRKEILEKIPPLFGGGEMIQDVFEETSTWAELPHKFEAGTPAIAEAIGLAEAINYINNIGLNEIHEYEKTITKYLFEKLNQIENIEIIGPSPEIDPNRASLATFYIKNIHSNDIAEILDSKGICIRSGHHCCQPLHRYIGIKSTARISMNFTTNKEEIDMFIEKLKDTIDFLKINS from the coding sequence ATGGAAACGATTCACAATTTTCCTGAAATAACGAAGAAAGACTTTCCTCTTTTAAATAAGAACTTTAAAAGTAATGAGCAAATTATTTATTTAGACCATGCTGCGACCACACAAAAACCAATACAAGTCTTGAAAAAAATTGATGAATATTACAAAAACTTTAATGCCAATGTACATAGAGGGGCACATCAATTAAGTGCTAAAGCAACAGAAGAATTTGAAAATGCACGATATTTAATTAGCAAATATATAAAAGCGAATTCAACAAAAGAAATTATTTTCACAAGAAATGCTACTGAGGCAATCAATCTAGTAGCTAGATCATGGGGCGAATATTCATTAAAAGAAAACGATGAAATTCTCTTATCAATAATGGAGCATCATAGCAATATTGTTCCATGGCAAATGGTTGCAGCAAAAAATAAATGCAAATTAAAATTTATAGGTATAGATAAAGATGGGAAATTAGATATAGACGACTTTAAATCAAAACTAACATCTAGAACTAAACTTGTTAGCCTAGTACATGTTAGTAATACCCTAGGTTGCTGTAATCCAATAAAAGAAATAACTACATTAGCTAAACAAAAAGGTTCTTTAGTTTTAATAGATGCATGCCAAAGTTTGGCTCATCAAAAACTGGATGTGATTGATCTTAATATAGATTTTTTAGCTGGATCAGGACATAAACTATGCGGTCCTACAGGTATTGGCTTCCTCTGGTCAAGAAAAGAAATCCTAGAAAAAATTCCTCCTCTCTTTGGAGGTGGCGAAATGATTCAAGATGTTTTTGAAGAGACAAGTACTTGGGCAGAGCTACCACACAAATTTGAAGCCGGAACTCCAGCCATCGCAGAAGCAATAGGTCTTGCAGAAGCAATCAATTATATTAACAATATTGGATTGAATGAAATTCATGAATATGAAAAGACTATTACTAAATATTTATTTGAAAAATTAAATCAAATAGAAAATATTGAAATCATAGGTCCATCACCGGAGATAGATCCAAACAGAGCCTCACTTGCCACCTTTTATATAAAAAATATACATTCAAATGATATTGCTGAAATTCTTGATTCAAAAGGAATTTGCATCAGAAGTGGCCACCATTGCTGTCAACCTCTTCACAGATACATTGGAATTAAATCAACAGCCAGAATCAGTATGAATTTCACAACCAATAAGGAAGAAATTGATATGTTTATAGAAAAATTAAAAGATACTATTGATTTTCTAAAAATCAATTCTTAA